From the Robbsia betulipollinis genome, the window AGATTTAGACGACATCATGGGTTTCGAAGAACTTGCAGCACTCAAGCAACAGTTGAGCAAACGCACGCAGGCCGCCAAGCCGGAACGCGCGGACACGCAGGGCGCGGCGCGTGCCGCTGTCGCATCCGAAGGCACGGCCGCGGCCGCGCCGCGTCCGCCGCGCCGGCAAACGCCCGGATCCCATGGGCAAAATGCTGGAAAGCCCGGCGCGCATCGCGGTCCTCGCTCGGGAGGCAGTGCTTCCGCCGAAGGACAGGCGCCGGCGGGCGCGCAGCGCAATGAACGGCGTACGGATTCCCGCGCGTCGAAACGCGCCGAAGGGCCGGCCAGCGAAGGCGTGCGTCATCGCGCTCAGCAGCGTGACACGCCGCGTGTCGGACAACGCCAGGACGCCAGGCGCCCTACTACGCCGGTCGATCCGGTTGTCATTACCATCGGGCAGTTGCAAAAGCGCTTCCCGAAGGCCTTTCCGAAGAATCCCCTGCCCAAGGTGCCGTTGAAACTGGGCATCAGCAAGGATCTGTTGGCGCAGGCCGAGTCCCTGGCGTTGAGCGAAGCGGAGTTGCTGGAGGCGATCAAGGTTTGGTGCCAGGGAAACCGTTACTGGTCGTCTATGACGAAGGATTCCCCGCGTGTCGACCTCGCTGGGGAGCCGGAAGGCACGGTCACGCCGGAACAGGCGTCGCGCGCGCGCAGCCTGTCGGCGACGCATCGGCGCGCCAAGCGTCCCGCCGTGAAGAAGACCGAGCCCGCCGCGGCGGATGCCGGCCTGGGCGGCGAGACGCCGACACCCCCGCCCGAGCAGGCGGCGGAATCGGCGGATCCGACGGATGGCATGATGCCCGCTTCCGAATCCGTCGATCGTGTGGTCGAAAACGCATCTTCCGTGGCGCAATCAGCGCAATCAGTCGATGCGTCGTCGAATGCGCATGACGCCAGCGCGGGTCCGGCATCGGATCATCCTGCCGCCGTGGTGTGATACGCAGTGTGTGTTTGCCGTCGCCGTGATGGCGGCGGCAAACAGGGCTGCGCGTGAAGAATGAAATCCGGGCGGGTTCGGCGGCACTGTCATTTCTGGTGTGCGGTGTGCGGTGTGCGGTGTGTGAAGCTGGATTGTATTTTTTTGAGTTCTTAGACTGTTAGTTGCTTATTTTGGTTTGCTTCGGCATTTCGCAACCGCAGGCTTACCCTGTTGACGTCACGTCATGCGCGCCGATCAAGGGCCCGAGAAAATCCGAGATCCCGGTGAGCATGATCTGCACGCCCACGCAGAGCAGCAGAAAGGCCGACACGCGTATCGCGACCTTCGTACCTTCGATGCCCAGATATCTTGAAAAGATGTTCGCGCGGCTATAGGTCCAGTAGATCACCACGCCGACCAGCAGCGAAATGCACAGCGATGCCACGATCGACAGCAGAAATTCGGAGAATTTATGACTGCGGTTGGCGTTCAGGGCAATCGCCGTCGCGATCGCACCGGGTCCGGTGGTCAGCGGCACGGTGAGCGGGAAGAATGCTTTCGACATCGCATTGTCGGAGTCGACATTCTTCACGGCGCCGACGCTGCGCACGACATCCGGCGCATTCAGCATTTTCCAGCCGCTCACCGCCACGGCGAGACCGCCGCCGATACGTAGCGCCTGCATCGAGATGCCGAAAAAATGGAGAATGGGGGTGCCGACGAAAAACGCCACGCAGAGGACGCAGACCGCGTTGATCGCGATCTTTTTCGCGAGCGCGTCGCGTTCGTCGTCGCTGAGGGTTTCCGTGCGTTCGAGAAACACGAAGGCGATCGCGAACGGGTTGACGATGCTGATCAGACCGGTAAAGCCGAACAGTATTTCCGAGACCAATCCGAACGCCATCGCCCTGCTCCGCACAGTCCATTACATAGAGTGCACGTCGCCGGATGGCCCGCCACGGGAACGGCGCGCCACGCCGTTTCGAGCATGCGCGCCTAGGGTAACAGGGCGGTCTTCATCGCGTAAAGCGCATGCCTACCGACCCCTGTGCCGAAAAAACCACTTACATCGGCGGCGCGACGCCGTCCTTCTCGACGACGACGCGCTGACCGACGAAGGCACCGCCCTCGCCCGGCGTGGCTACGACGAATACCTTCTTGCCCTTGAGCAGGTCCGCGCGCGTCGCGGACGCGAACGTGACGACCGGCACGTTCTCGGGAACCGTGACGTTGTTGGTGCCGCCCTTGTACGACAGCTTGAGGTCACGCCCGTTCGTCGACTGCACGACCGTATCGACATTCGCATTGGTCATCGTGCTGTTGTCGCCGAGATCCCACGCATAGTGACCCTCGCCCGTGCCGCGCGCCGATTCCGGGAACACGACGACTTCCTTCGCCGTGAGCTTGCCGTCGACGCCCGTGGTCGCCGCCGTACCGACGAAGGAACCCGGCTTGATGTCCGACAGCTTGATGTTCTTCACCGCCGAAACCGGCGTCGTTTCCTTCAGCGCGATCTTGACGTCATCGCCGCTGTTGCGATGTACGACCAGCGTGTCGCCGGTGACGGACACGATGCTGCCGCGAATGCGGGACGGCTTGGGGGTGCCCTGTGCGAACGCGCCTGCGGAGAGGGCCAGCGCGATGGCGCCAATAACGATTTTCGTGCGATGGGACATGTAAACTCCAAACAGGTGAAAAAACGGATGATGCAATCTGGGTGAACCGAACATCACGGCAGCCGCGCCGCCCGGCCGAACCGCCGTCGCCAGCTTGTGCATGGCGCGGTCAAGGCAGTGGACAGGCCGGCGATTCAACTGCCCCCGAACCAGTTATACCCCTGATTCTCCCAATACCCGCCGGTATAGGTGTTGCCCACCGCGATCGACATGATGTGCTTGGGATTCTTGTAGCCCAGTTTCGTGGGCATTCTCAGCTTCATCGGAAACCCGTACTTGGGCGGCAGGATCTGGCCGTCGTAGGTGAGCGTCAGCAGCGTCTGCGCATGCAGCGCGGTCGGCATGTCGATGCTCGTCGAATAGTCGTCTGCGCATTTGAACGACACGTATCTGGCGGTGAGATCCGCGCCCGCGGCCTTGAGAAAATCCGCGAAACGCACGCCGCCCCATTTGCCGATCGCGCTCCATCCTTCGATGCAGATGTGCCGGGTGATCTGGCTCTCCTGCCGCAATGCATGCAGTTCGGGGAGCGTCCAGATCTTCTTGCCGTTGGCGAGACCACTGACCTGCAGCTTGTACGTGGCCGGGTCCACCTGCGGCACCGAATCGATATCGTAGAACGCGTTGAACGGAAACGGCCGCGTGATCATCGCTTCCGGATAGGTGGGCGCGAGATGGTTCGGATTGAACATCCACGCCTGCACCGTGTCGTTGAAGCGCGACATGCGGCGCAGTGCCGTGTTCACCGAGGTGTCGTTCGTGAGGTCGCAGCCGGACAGCATCGCGATACCGCCCAGCGTCAGGATACGCTGACCGAAGAGACGGCGCGCCGGTGCACCCAGTTCGCCGCGCACATCGGCGATGATGCCGGCCGCGTCGGGCGCGTCGGCTGGCCGCGCCCGACGCGGCGACGAGGGTTTCTTGAGAGACATGGTGACGGATCCTTGGTCGGCTTGGCGATTCGACGCGTGTCAGCGTCCGCGCGTCATCAACAGCAGCGAACGCGGCACCAACGCGACCATGACGATATGCACGACGAAGAACGCAACCACGAAAGTCATCGCGAAAAAGTGCACGATGCGGGCGCTGTCGTAACCGCCCATGAGGTCGCGCAACAACGGAAACTGAACGGACTTCCACACCACCAACCCCGACAGCACCAGCAGGACCAGATCGATGCTGACCGTCAGGTACGCGAATTTCTGCACCGCGTTGTAACGCGACAGATCGGCATGACCCAGCCGCCCGCGCAGCGCGGCGACGCCGTCTTCCCAGAGCATGCGGGGGTTGAAAGGCAGGAAGCGGTTCCGGAACCGCCCGGTGAGCAGATTCATCGCGAGGTAAAAGGCCAGACTGGCGAACAGCAGCCACATCGCCGCGAAGTGCCACAACAGCGCCCCGCCCAGCCAGCCGCCCAGTGTCACGCTGCCGGGAAAGGTCAGCGCCGGGAAAATCGGCGAGGCATCGTAGATTCCCAGGCCGCTGCCGACCATGACCACCACGGCGAGCGCGGTGAGCCAGTGCGTCAGCCGCACCCACCAGGGTTGAATCGTCAGGTGCGCCGGTTGTTTCAAGGAAACCTCTGCAGGAAAGGCGTGGCAAGATCGTGCATTGATTATAAAAGCAAGCCACTGACTTGCGCATGACCGGAAAATGACTTTTTTGTCATGAAATTCGTGCCGGCAGCGGCGCCGCTTTCACATAAAATCGCCTGTTTCCCGCTCCGCGCGACAGCCACTGCGCGCGGCGGCCGCTGCGCCGTCCGCTCCTTCCCGCATCCGGCATGACCATTCTCGTAATCGAAGACGACCGCAAGACCGGCGACTACCTCAAAAAAGGTCTCGGCGAATCGGGCTATCAGGTAGAACTGGCGCGCGACGGCAGCGACGGGCTGCATCTTGCGCTGAACCACGCGTACCAGTTGATCGTGCTCGATGTGATGCTGCCGGGTCTCGACGGCTGGCAGGTCATGCAGGCGCTGCGCAGCCGCCGCGACACGCCCGTGCTCTTCCTCACCGCGCGCGACCAACTGCACGACCGCATCCACGGGCTCCAGCTGGGCGCGGACGATTATCTGGTCAAGCCCTTTTCCTTCGTCGAGCTGCTGCTGCGCGTGCGTACCTTGTTGCGGCGCGGCGCCGGACGCGAATCGGATACCTTCCAGGTCGCGGACCTGCACCTCGACGTGCTGCGCCGCAAGGTCAGTCGCCAGGGCATGGACATCGTGCTCACCAACAAGGAATTCGCGCTGCTGCATCTGTTCTGCAAGCGGCAGGGGGAGGCGCTGTCGCGCACGCTGATCGCCTCGGAAGTCTGGGACATGAATTTCGAGAGCGACACGAACGTCGTCGACGTCGCCATCAAGCGGCTGCGCGCCAAGATCGACCAACCCTTCGAGTTGAAACTGATTCACACCATCCGCAGCATCGGCTATGCATTCGGGGAATCCGCATGAGCCGCGGGCGTACGCGCCGGGTGTCGGGCGCGATCTCGATTACCGCGCGCGTCACATGCCTGTTCGCGCTGATCGCCTCCGTCGCCGTCTGCGCGGTGGGCATGTCCTTCTACGACGCCACCCGGGCGGCGCTCGCCAAACGCGCCGACTATCAATTGATCGCGCGGGTCGAGCACATGCGCGCGCTCCTGCACGATCTCTACACCGTGCAGCAGATCGAGACGCGGCCCGCGCTATTCGAAACCATGCTGGGCGACGAGCAGGACGTGATCGTGTTTCGCCGGCCGGGCGTCCCGCCGTTCATCGACGTCAATCCGGAACACGTGCCGCTGCCGGCTTTCACGCCGGTTCCCGCGAACCGCGCGGTCACGCTCGGCG encodes:
- a CDS encoding molybdopterin-dependent oxidoreductase; translated protein: MSLKKPSSPRRARPADAPDAAGIIADVRGELGAPARRLFGQRILTLGGIAMLSGCDLTNDTSVNTALRRMSRFNDTVQAWMFNPNHLAPTYPEAMITRPFPFNAFYDIDSVPQVDPATYKLQVSGLANGKKIWTLPELHALRQESQITRHICIEGWSAIGKWGGVRFADFLKAAGADLTARYVSFKCADDYSTSIDMPTALHAQTLLTLTYDGQILPPKYGFPMKLRMPTKLGYKNPKHIMSIAVGNTYTGGYWENQGYNWFGGS
- a CDS encoding MarC family protein — protein: MAFGLVSEILFGFTGLISIVNPFAIAFVFLERTETLSDDERDALAKKIAINAVCVLCVAFFVGTPILHFFGISMQALRIGGGLAVAVSGWKMLNAPDVVRSVGAVKNVDSDNAMSKAFFPLTVPLTTGPGAIATAIALNANRSHKFSEFLLSIVASLCISLLVGVVIYWTYSRANIFSRYLGIEGTKVAIRVSAFLLLCVGVQIMLTGISDFLGPLIGAHDVTSTG
- a CDS encoding cytochrome b/b6 domain-containing protein, giving the protein MKQPAHLTIQPWWVRLTHWLTALAVVVMVGSGLGIYDASPIFPALTFPGSVTLGGWLGGALLWHFAAMWLLFASLAFYLAMNLLTGRFRNRFLPFNPRMLWEDGVAALRGRLGHADLSRYNAVQKFAYLTVSIDLVLLVLSGLVVWKSVQFPLLRDLMGGYDSARIVHFFAMTFVVAFFVVHIVMVALVPRSLLLMTRGR
- a CDS encoding ProQ/FinO family protein; translated protein: MGFEELAALKQQLSKRTQAAKPERADTQGAARAAVASEGTAAAAPRPPRRQTPGSHGQNAGKPGAHRGPRSGGSASAEGQAPAGAQRNERRTDSRASKRAEGPASEGVRHRAQQRDTPRVGQRQDARRPTTPVDPVVITIGQLQKRFPKAFPKNPLPKVPLKLGISKDLLAQAESLALSEAELLEAIKVWCQGNRYWSSMTKDSPRVDLAGEPEGTVTPEQASRARSLSATHRRAKRPAVKKTEPAAADAGLGGETPTPPPEQAAESADPTDGMMPASESVDRVVENASSVAQSAQSVDASSNAHDASAGPASDHPAAVV
- a CDS encoding heavy metal response regulator transcription factor — encoded protein: MTILVIEDDRKTGDYLKKGLGESGYQVELARDGSDGLHLALNHAYQLIVLDVMLPGLDGWQVMQALRSRRDTPVLFLTARDQLHDRIHGLQLGADDYLVKPFSFVELLLRVRTLLRRGAGRESDTFQVADLHLDVLRRKVSRQGMDIVLTNKEFALLHLFCKRQGEALSRTLIASEVWDMNFESDTNVVDVAIKRLRAKIDQPFELKLIHTIRSIGYAFGESA